In the Kitasatospora terrestris genome, one interval contains:
- a CDS encoding sugar ABC transporter permease — MSRNEKRTFAASAGLHAGLMAASLIAVFPVLWVFLTSLKPAGHETSAKFFDQPSFSGYTELLTKTKFLTWFGNTVLIAGFTTVLGVFLAATTGYAVSRFRFPGMRPLMWTLLVTQMFPVAILIVPIYQLLGKFHLLNQPVGLILTYMTISVPFCAWTMKGYFDTISTEIDEAGRIDGLNPFGTFWRLILPLARPGLAVTAFYSFITAWGEVAYASQFMTGLDRMTLAGGLQTFVNQYSQNWSMMSTASVLIAIPAAVVFILVQRHLVAGQTAGSIK; from the coding sequence ATGAGCCGCAACGAGAAGCGCACGTTCGCGGCGTCGGCCGGCCTGCACGCCGGCCTGATGGCCGCCTCGCTGATCGCGGTCTTCCCGGTGCTGTGGGTCTTCCTCACCTCGCTGAAGCCGGCCGGCCACGAGACCAGCGCCAAGTTCTTCGACCAGCCGTCGTTCTCCGGGTACACCGAGCTGCTGACGAAGACCAAGTTCCTCACCTGGTTCGGCAACACCGTCCTGATCGCGGGCTTCACCACGGTGCTCGGCGTCTTCCTCGCCGCCACCACCGGCTACGCGGTCAGCCGCTTCCGCTTCCCCGGGATGCGGCCGCTGATGTGGACCCTGCTGGTCACCCAGATGTTCCCGGTGGCGATCCTGATCGTCCCGATCTACCAGCTGCTCGGCAAGTTCCACCTGCTCAACCAGCCGGTCGGCCTGATCCTCACCTACATGACCATCTCGGTGCCGTTCTGCGCCTGGACCATGAAGGGCTACTTCGACACGATCTCCACCGAGATCGACGAGGCCGGCCGGATCGACGGGCTCAACCCGTTCGGCACCTTCTGGCGGCTGATCCTGCCGCTGGCCCGTCCGGGCCTGGCGGTCACCGCCTTCTACTCCTTCATCACGGCCTGGGGCGAGGTCGCCTACGCCTCCCAGTTCATGACCGGCCTGGACAGGATGACGCTGGCCGGAGGCCTGCAGACCTTCGTCAACCAGTACAGCCAGAACTGGTCGATGATGTCGACCGCCTCGGTGCTGATCGCCATTCCGGCGGCCGTCGTCTTCATCCTCGTGCAGCGTCACCTGGTGGCCGGCCAGACCGCCGGCTCCATCAAGTAG
- a CDS encoding sugar ABC transporter permease, translating into MAVDTTTSRPTVEAAGGNPPARGPRRTAGTPGRLRLAVSKHWYAWTLVAPVCIVVAVLVGYPLLQGLYLSTTDANDKNSEKQIGQFLHIPASYKNVGLDNYTEILFGAHSTFWARLGWTVTWTVSCVAVSFVVGLTLAIMLNRKVRGRSVYRTLLILPWAVPAFVSTFSWRFIMNNDRGFLNHALDAMGLPTFDWLNDPTMAQVSVVLVNVWLAFPFVMVAVLGGLQSIPAELYEAAEMDGANAWQKFWNITLPSLRPVSSTVILLSTIWTFNMFPVIFLLTNGGPGDQTQLLVTTAYQKAFTGLRQFGESSAWGVLILLILVVFAVLYRRSLRKQGEVW; encoded by the coding sequence ATGGCTGTGGACACCACCACCAGCCGGCCGACGGTCGAGGCCGCGGGCGGGAACCCTCCCGCCCGCGGTCCCCGCCGCACGGCAGGCACCCCCGGGCGACTGCGCCTGGCCGTCAGCAAGCACTGGTACGCCTGGACCCTGGTGGCGCCGGTCTGCATCGTCGTCGCGGTACTCGTCGGCTACCCGCTGCTGCAGGGCCTGTACCTGTCGACCACGGACGCGAACGACAAGAACTCCGAGAAGCAGATCGGCCAGTTCCTGCACATCCCGGCCAGCTACAAGAACGTCGGCCTGGACAACTACACCGAGATCCTGTTCGGCGCCCACAGCACCTTCTGGGCCCGCCTCGGCTGGACGGTCACCTGGACGGTCTCCTGCGTCGCCGTCAGCTTCGTGGTCGGCCTGACCCTGGCCATCATGCTGAACCGCAAGGTGCGCGGCCGCTCGGTCTACCGCACCCTGCTGATCCTGCCGTGGGCCGTCCCGGCCTTCGTCTCCACGTTCAGCTGGCGCTTCATCATGAACAACGACCGGGGCTTCCTGAACCACGCCCTGGACGCCATGGGCCTGCCGACCTTCGACTGGCTCAACGACCCGACGATGGCCCAGGTCTCCGTCGTCCTGGTCAACGTCTGGCTGGCCTTCCCGTTCGTGATGGTGGCCGTCCTCGGCGGTCTGCAGTCCATCCCCGCCGAGCTCTACGAGGCGGCCGAGATGGACGGCGCCAACGCCTGGCAGAAGTTCTGGAACATCACCCTGCCGTCGCTGCGCCCGGTCAGCTCGACCGTGATCCTGCTCAGCACGATCTGGACCTTCAACATGTTCCCGGTGATCTTCCTGCTGACCAACGGCGGCCCCGGCGACCAGACCCAGCTGCTGGTCACCACCGCCTACCAGAAGGCCTTCACCGGCCTGCGCCAGTTCGGCGAGTCGTCCGCCTGGGGCGTGCTCATCCTGTTGATCCTCGTGGTGTTCGCCGTGCTCTACCGGCGCTCGCTGCGCAAGCAAGGCGAGGTGTGGTGA
- a CDS encoding extracellular solute-binding protein yields the protein MRRGIAASALVAALAVSMAACGSSGDSSNNSAPAAGASVDPAKVSGTVTWWDTSDAKAEAPTYQKVIEGFQAKYPNVKVKYVNVPFADAQNKIKNAFSTGTDAPDVIRSEVAWTPELASLHYLAPLDGTIALDKADDFLPNPVAATKYEGKTYAVPQVTDTMALFYNKKMFADAGIAKPPATVEELKAAAAQIKAKSGKTGLYLRGDDAYWTLSFLYGEGGDLVDANAKTVSIDNAAGVKAFKTMKDLVDSGAAKTSVTDGWANMMSSFQSGDTAMMINGPWALATVNKGGEAFADKANLGIAVVPAGSGGQGAPQGGHSYAVYAGSKNVSASELFVQYMASAETQATLTKELGVLPTRKSVYAQPDVASIESVKFFKDAIDKAHQRPWIPEGGTLFAPLVTEYTAMLSGKETPEQAAKNTGDAYRKNLGWK from the coding sequence ATGCGGCGTGGCATCGCGGCCTCCGCTCTCGTTGCGGCTCTTGCCGTTTCCATGGCGGCCTGTGGCAGCAGCGGCGACAGCAGCAACAACAGCGCCCCGGCGGCCGGCGCCTCGGTCGACCCGGCCAAGGTTTCCGGCACCGTGACCTGGTGGGACACGTCGGACGCCAAGGCCGAGGCGCCGACCTACCAGAAGGTGATCGAGGGCTTCCAGGCGAAGTACCCGAACGTCAAGGTGAAGTACGTCAACGTGCCCTTCGCCGACGCCCAGAACAAGATCAAGAACGCCTTCTCGACCGGCACCGACGCGCCCGACGTCATCCGCTCCGAGGTGGCGTGGACCCCCGAGCTGGCCTCGCTGCACTACCTGGCCCCGCTCGACGGCACCATCGCCCTGGACAAGGCCGACGACTTCCTGCCCAACCCGGTCGCCGCCACCAAGTACGAGGGCAAGACCTACGCGGTCCCGCAGGTCACCGACACCATGGCGCTCTTCTACAACAAGAAGATGTTCGCCGACGCCGGCATCGCCAAGCCCCCGGCGACCGTCGAGGAGCTCAAGGCCGCCGCCGCCCAGATCAAGGCCAAGTCCGGCAAGACCGGCCTCTACCTGCGCGGCGACGACGCCTACTGGACGCTGTCGTTCCTGTACGGCGAGGGCGGCGACCTGGTGGACGCCAACGCCAAGACCGTCTCCATCGACAACGCCGCCGGCGTCAAGGCCTTCAAGACCATGAAGGACCTGGTCGACTCGGGCGCCGCGAAGACCTCCGTCACCGACGGCTGGGCGAACATGATGTCGTCCTTCCAGTCCGGCGACACCGCGATGATGATCAACGGCCCGTGGGCCCTGGCCACCGTCAACAAGGGCGGCGAGGCCTTCGCCGACAAGGCCAACCTCGGCATCGCCGTCGTCCCCGCCGGCAGCGGCGGCCAGGGCGCCCCGCAGGGCGGCCACTCCTACGCGGTGTACGCGGGCAGCAAGAACGTCTCCGCCTCGGAGCTCTTCGTCCAGTACATGGCCTCCGCCGAGACCCAGGCCACGCTGACCAAGGAGCTCGGCGTGCTGCCGACCCGCAAGTCGGTCTACGCCCAGCCGGACGTCGCCTCCATCGAGAGCGTCAAGTTCTTCAAGGACGCGATCGACAAGGCCCACCAGCGTCCGTGGATCCCCGAGGGCGGCACCCTCTTCGCCCCGCTGGTGACCGAGTACACCGCGATGCTCTCCGGCAAGGAGACCCCGGAGCAGGCCGCCAAGAACACCGGCGACGCCTACCGCAAGAACCTCGGCTGGAAGTAA
- a CDS encoding aldose epimerase family protein, which translates to MTASAELTEVHRAPFDSSGAGVGIERWTLRSGRLEATVITLGAALHTLTAPDRDGRTAQLLLSAEDIGALLGPAKHYGVTVGRYANRIADSRITIDGEEHPLAPTGNGVTLHGGPDSFSHRVWAAEQIPGGVRMSLHSPDGDQGFPGALDVSVSYTLAPDGLTIAYHAVTTKPTVINLTNHAYFNLSGEGSGDVLGHLLTVDADQYTPVDERQIPLGPYEAVAGTPFDLTRARPIGEAIGEDHPQIKAAGGFDHNWVLRERPADGSPSRAAFLEDPVSGRTLEVLTTEPGIQVYTANGFQGAVTGAAGVPYGPYAGVALETQHHPDSPHHPDYPSTVLRPGEEFRSTTVFRPGVA; encoded by the coding sequence ATGACGGCGTCCGCAGAGCTGACCGAGGTGCACCGGGCACCCTTCGACTCCAGCGGGGCGGGGGTCGGCATCGAGCGCTGGACGCTGCGCAGCGGCCGCCTGGAGGCGACCGTGATCACCCTGGGTGCGGCCCTGCACACCCTGACCGCCCCGGACCGGGACGGCCGCACCGCGCAACTGCTGCTCTCCGCCGAGGACATCGGCGCGCTGCTCGGGCCGGCCAAGCACTACGGCGTCACGGTCGGCCGGTACGCCAACCGGATCGCGGACTCCCGGATCACCATCGACGGCGAGGAGCACCCGCTGGCGCCGACCGGCAACGGGGTGACCCTGCACGGCGGCCCGGACAGCTTCTCGCACCGGGTCTGGGCGGCCGAGCAGATCCCCGGCGGGGTGCGGATGAGCCTGCACAGCCCGGACGGCGACCAGGGCTTCCCCGGCGCGCTGGACGTCAGCGTCTCGTACACCCTGGCCCCCGACGGCCTGACCATCGCCTACCACGCGGTCACCACCAAGCCGACCGTGATCAACCTGACCAACCACGCCTACTTCAACCTGTCCGGCGAGGGCAGCGGCGACGTCCTCGGCCACCTGCTGACGGTGGACGCCGACCAGTACACGCCGGTGGACGAGCGGCAGATCCCGTTGGGCCCGTACGAGGCGGTGGCCGGCACCCCGTTCGACCTGACCCGCGCCCGCCCGATCGGCGAGGCGATCGGCGAGGACCACCCGCAGATCAAGGCGGCCGGCGGCTTCGACCACAACTGGGTGCTGCGCGAGCGCCCGGCGGACGGCAGTCCGTCCCGGGCCGCGTTCCTGGAGGATCCGGTGAGCGGCCGCACGCTGGAGGTGCTGACCACCGAGCCGGGCATCCAGGTCTACACCGCCAACGGCTTCCAGGGGGCCGTCACGGGCGCCGCGGGGGTGCCGTACGGCCCGTACGCGGGCGTGGCGCTGGAGACCCAGCACCACCCGGACTCGCCGCACCACCCGGACTACCCGTCCACCGTGCTGCGCCCGGGCGAGGAGTTCCGCTCGACCACGGTGTTCCGGCCGGGCGTCGCCTGA